In the genome of Mycobacteriales bacterium, one region contains:
- a CDS encoding class E sortase, which translates to MSVVVVDDEPTAEQTSTAKPTGRKPRSAPAPMSASAAITVAVAVTLFAIAIWAILYAFTLSGIQEHSAQRGLYAKLRAELANEVAPVGGQIKEGAPVALINAPAIGLKDTVVVEGTSATDLQSGPGHQVNTVFPGQAGVSVIYGKSVTYGAPFARVTSLRSGDQITATTGQGTFRYTVNDVRRPGDPIPQPLATGAGRLTLVAAVGSGWRRGWAPSQIVYVDASLVGRGKASPSGGPTVQPANQMSMARDDSALTPLVLWLELLVAGSVAFVWARRRWGSWQVWLVGTPALLAVVWVVTETAARLLPNLL; encoded by the coding sequence GTGAGCGTGGTTGTCGTGGACGACGAGCCCACCGCCGAGCAGACCTCGACCGCAAAGCCGACGGGGCGTAAACCTCGGTCGGCGCCCGCGCCGATGTCGGCGTCCGCGGCGATCACGGTTGCCGTTGCGGTGACGCTGTTCGCAATCGCGATCTGGGCGATTCTCTACGCATTCACTCTCAGCGGCATCCAGGAGCACAGCGCCCAACGCGGCCTCTACGCCAAGCTGAGGGCTGAGCTCGCCAATGAGGTTGCGCCGGTCGGCGGGCAGATCAAGGAGGGTGCGCCGGTCGCGTTGATCAACGCGCCGGCCATCGGGCTCAAGGACACGGTGGTCGTCGAGGGGACCTCGGCGACGGATCTGCAGTCCGGGCCCGGCCACCAGGTCAACACCGTCTTCCCTGGACAGGCCGGTGTCTCAGTCATCTACGGCAAGAGCGTGACCTACGGGGCCCCGTTTGCCAGGGTGACGAGTCTGCGGTCCGGGGACCAGATCACCGCCACGACCGGTCAGGGCACGTTCCGGTACACGGTCAATGACGTTCGCCGGCCCGGCGACCCGATTCCCCAGCCGCTGGCGACCGGCGCGGGACGGCTCACCCTGGTCGCGGCAGTCGGAAGCGGCTGGCGCCGGGGTTGGGCACCGTCCCAGATCGTCTACGTCGACGCCAGCCTGGTCGGGAGGGGCAAGGCGTCTCCGTCCGGCGGTCCAACCGTGCAGCCGGCCAACCAGATGTCGATGGCTCGCGACGACTCGGCGCTGACTCCGCTGGTGCTGTGGCTCGAGTTGCTGGTAGCAGGTTCTGTGGCTTTTGTCTGGGCGCGGCGTCGCTGGGGGAGCTGGCAGGTGTGGCTGGTGGGCACTCCTGCCCTTCTTGCGGTGGTGTGGGTCGTTACGGAGACCGCCGCGCGGCTGCTCCCCAACCTGCTCTGA